In Brienomyrus brachyistius isolate T26 unplaced genomic scaffold, BBRACH_0.4 scaffold46, whole genome shotgun sequence, the following are encoded in one genomic region:
- the LOC125723216 gene encoding coiled-coil domain-containing protein 106-like: MQKQKILHLQEKVDSLTDDKHFLRARLEDVFVIALLRHEAVMSPGQTLSASSSNTAASKEKVSSDESSDSSESSDSSDSEPRTKKKKKDKKSKKLRVDFRRVKNPEDSIKRYHKVLHLVNGGFTKAEAYNKMNVDRNTIVMQAPIAELAVANPEEYKGVRATFKMGESIQKFSDVCLARCLDQPNVDMIKKLKESSALLDISKKCCGWEHPHSTMKIIKGALACTLDQVIKEDMKENCIGCSVKHPSQRRHTCLYDPEPFYFFNNFEKMIKKLYRLWFKHVITKAVAVCNPDPSPMKVQGAIEAVMCELKD, translated from the exons ATGCAAAAGCAGAAGATTCTTCATCTTCAGGAAAAAGTTGACTCCCTGACAGATGACAAACATTTTCTCAGAGCAAGATTGGAGGATG TCTTTGTCATAGCACTTCTGAGGCATGAAGCCGTAATGTCTCCTGGACAGACACTGTCTGCATCTTCATCCAATACTGCTGCATCCAAGGAGAAGGTGTCCAGTGATGAATCTTCTGATTCCTCAGAATCTTCAGATTCATCAGATTCCGAACCAAGaacaaagaagaagaaaaaggatAAAAAATCCAAGAAACTGAGGGTTGATTTTAGGAGAG TAAAAAACCCTGAAGACTCCATCAAACGCTACCACAAAGTGTTACACCTGGTAAATGGTGGCTTCACTAAAGCTGAAGCGTACAACAAAATGAATGTTGACAGAAACACAATTGTCATGCAAGCCCCCATTGCTGAGTTGGCAGTTGCAAATCCTGAAGAATACAAAGGAGTGAGAGCCACTTTTAAAATGGGAGAAAGCATCCAAAAATTTTCTGATGTCTGTCTTGCAAGGTGCCTGGATCAACCTAATGTAGACATGATAAAAAAATTGAAAGAGAGCAGTGCCCTTCTTGATATATCAAAGAA ATgctgtggatgggagcatcCCCACTCCACTATGAAGATAATCAAAGGGGCTCTGGCCTGCACTCTGGATCAAGTAATCAAGGAGGACATGAAGGAGAACTGTATAGGGTGCTCTGTGAAACACCCAAGCCAGCGTCGGCACACGTGCCTGTACGACCCCGAACCGTTTTACTTCTTTAACAATTTTGAAAAGATGATCAAAAAGCTGTACAGACTGTGGTTTAAACATGTCATCACGAAAGCGGTCGCGGTGTGCAATCCCGACCCCTCGCCCATGAAAGTACAAGGCGCTATTGAGGCCGTCATGTGTGAGCTTAAAGATTAA
- the LOC125723179 gene encoding uncharacterized protein LOC125723179: MLHSKLLLFAIRKPTTNRKRMLIKWLQRKKLLARRVKCSRCGHNMTMERNRRHVDGFHWMCRHKSHRGKKTSRSVRVGSLFEKSKLSLSSWIMFIYRFTQGLRIRQIDMMQDSIAKSSKTLSKMARIMRNVCHCAMKRFRRRHGQMIGSSLEFAVLDESDFRHKRKYGRGRASTTWRRKKWVFGILGVRNKHRHPILRLVKRRSRTHLVPIVVKHVRPGTTIISDEWRAYRGALASMGYRHFTVNHSQWFVDPHSGAHSQHIERAWLTYKTNVWRLRGNRTGKMLKEHLSLIEWTHWLGEKHKQGPLGRIIKDICHQFLV, encoded by the exons ATGTTGCATTCAAAATTGCTGCTTTTTGCGATTCGGAAACCCACGACTAACAGGAAACGCATGCTCATTAAATGGCTTCAACGTAAAAAGTTACTAGCAAGGAGAGTAAAGTGCTCAAGATGTGGCCATAATATGACAATGGAGAGAAATAGAAGACATGTCGACGGTTTTCATTG GATGTGCAGACATAAAAGTCATCGAGGCAAGAAAACCAGCCGATCAGTGCGAGTAGGGTCTCTCTTTGAGAAATCAAAACTCAGCTTGTCATCTTGGATAATGTTCATTTACAG GTTCACTCAGGGGTTACGGATCAGACAAATTGATATGATGCAAGATAGCATTGCAAAAAGCTCCAAAACACTCTCTAAGATGGCTCGTATCATGAGGAATGTTTGCCACTGTGCTATGAAACGATTCAGAAGAAGACATGGACAGATGATTGGAAGTTCTCTGGAATTTGCCGTTCTTGATGAAAGTGACTTTCGTCATAAAAGAAAA TATGGACGAGGGAGAGCATCAACAACATGGAGGCGAAAGAAATGGGTGTTTGGCATTCTAGGTGTGAGGAATAAACACAGACACCCAATCTTGCGGCTTGTGAAAAGAAGATCAAGAACACACCTCGTCCCCATAGTTGTGAAACATGTGCGTCCAGGCACTACCATTATTTCAGATGAGTGGAGAGCCTACCGGGGTGCTTTGGCCAGCATGGGCTACAGACATTTCACAGTAAACCATTCCCAGTGGTTTGTAGACCCACACAGTGGAGCTCACTCACAACACATTGAAAGAGCGTGGCTGACATACAAAACGAACGTATGGAGACTAAGAGGGAATAGGACAGGGAAGATGCTAAAAGAACACCTCTCACTCATAGAGTGGACTCACTGGCTTGGGGAAAAACATAAGCAGGGACCACTTGGGCGCATAATAAAAGACATATGCCATCAATTTCTTGTTTAG